The genomic region CTCCGATGCCATGCGGAGTGGCACGATCGGGCAACAGCTGCCGTCGGGCGGCGATGACCTCCGCAAAGTCGATGTCATACCAGTCCGCGGCGGGCGGCAGGGTGACGCGGAGCGCCCGACTGTCCAGCCCGGCGCCGAGGTCCAGGCCGACCGCGTTCGGGTGGCGGTCAATGAACCGCTGAGCGATCTCGTCGAGCTTCTTGGCCCGATGCGCGATGTAGATCGCGCTGCTAGTGGGGATGCCAAGTTTCTTGTAGTCGTAGTCGACTTTCCGCACGATCTCGTCGGCCATCTCGTCGCCCAGGATGGGGTGGGGCAAGCGGTTGTCGAGCGCTCTGCCACACAGCGTCAGCCACAGGCTCGCCTGCAGCGGGGTGAAGTTCGGCACTGTCATCGCCATGTGGTTATCCATCCGTTCTAGCTAGTGACGACGCCGCTGACCACGCCCCCCGGGAAACGAGCGGCCGACCATCACGTCGATTGAACGCCCGTTCGGTAGATTAAACGCACGTTCAGCACCCGGTCAAGGGCGGACCTCGGCGAATCAGGCGGGTTTCGTCGGCAAGCCGTTGAAGGTAGACGGCGAACTGGCGCCGATCATTGTCGTTCCACGTCGCAGTGAGCCTGTCGAAGCACTGCCGCTGCCAGCTCAGCGCCTCAGCGTGCAGCGACCGACCCTCTGCGGTGAGCTTCACAACCACCCGTCGCCGATCCCGCGCAGAGTCAATGCGAGCGAGGTAACCCGATGCGAGGGCGTCCTTGATCATTCGGCTGGCCCCGGACTGGTCCAGCCCAAGCTGGGACGCGACCGCGCTAACGGTGACCTCGTCGGACGCGTCCGAGCTGGCGGCAACTGCCTCAATGACCTGAATGTGTTGAATACGGCGCAGCTCAGCATCTGGCGGCCCAGGCGCGCCCGCGAGAGCCTGATTGATCCATCGGCGGGACCAGTAGCGCACCAGCCGGAACAGCGCTGGGCCTCCGTCCTCAATGTGGCCCTGCGCCGATGGCGAGGCCGCACGCCGCGGATGACCGTCGATAGCGGGTGACATGACGGCAATTATATGCGATTTGCATGTATTGTTGTATGCGCATCGCAAGCAATCTGGTTAGACAGGAGTGCGCAATGACCATCATTCTTGACCACACGATCGTGACAGCAAATGACAGCCATTCGGCAGCAACGTTTTTCGCGGAGGTGATGGGGTTGTCGGTGTCACCGCCCAGCGGACCGTTTGTTCCAGTCGCCGTCAATGAGTCGCTGACCTTTGATTTCGATCAGCGTGGCCAGACCCTCGCGGGCCATTACGGCTTCCTCGTCGACGAGGACACATTCCAGGCCGTGCTCGACCGCCTCTCAAAGTGGCCGGCCGTCGACTACGGCTCCGGCCCCGACGGGGGTTGGGATCGAAGTGCCACCACCCTCGACGGCGGACGCCGGGTTTACGTCCGCGATGCCGACAACGGACATACCTACGAACTCTTCACCGCCCCAACGCAACACCCGCACGGATAGCGCTAGTACGTCCCGCAGTTCGGCGTGGTCGGCAGGCCGTTGAACCGGTCGGCGATCCACTGCATCGCAGGCTCCCCGTCGACCAGCATCGGCAGGGCGTGGTTGACCACCAGTTTGTTCAGGAACGGCGGCTGCTCGTTGGTGCGGAACTCGACGTCCGCACCTTGGGCACACCAGTCGCGGCCGAGTTGGTTTGCGCCGGTCCACGGCACCAGCGGGTCGTACCGGTTGATGTTGATCAGCACCGGCGACGTCGGCTTGAGCTTGCCGATGCGTTGCATGTCGAACAACGTCGCGAACGGCTCCCGGTTGACCACCTCGAAGATGTCCTCGGTGAAGTAGGGCTGCAGATGCCGGAACATGAACTTGGTGATGGTCTCGGCGATGCACTGATCCTGCACCTTCTGCAGCAGATCCACACCGCGCGGAGTCAGCTTCGCCCGGATGACATCCTCGAACTCGGGATAGGTGCTGATCACGGAGTTCAGCGCATAGGCCACCACCCCGACCAGAGCGCTGCCGTCGGCGTAGGGGAACAGCTCCTTCAGATCCGCAGGCGGCGCGCCCGCATAGGAACCCACCACCTTGAGTTCAGGCGCGTAGGACGGCGCCAGCTCGGCTGCGGCCGCCGCGGCGCCCCCACCCTGCGAGTAACCCCAGAAGGCCAGCGGGCCATCGGGATCCAGAGTGGTGCCCGGCAATCGCATGGCGGCCCGACCGGCGTCGAGCATGGCGTTGCCCTGCGCCACCCGGTTGACGTAGGTGTGCAACCCGGGCGTGCCGAGGCCCTGATAGTCGGTCATCACGATGGCAAACCCGCGCGCCACCATCGTCGCGACGAACAGCTCCTCGTAGTTGAACGCGATGTCGAGATAGGGCGAGAAGTGAATGCCCTGGTTGAACTGCCGCGACGGCGCGCACTGGTCCCCCTGCCCCTGCGTGCCCGGGCCGTAGACGATGAGGGGCCGCGGCCCCTGACCGGGCCAGTCGTTGTAGGGCTCGAAGTAGGTTCCCGTGACGGCCATCGGGTTGCCG from Mycolicibacterium sp. YH-1 harbors:
- a CDS encoding MarR family winged helix-turn-helix transcriptional regulator, whose protein sequence is MSPAIDGHPRRAASPSAQGHIEDGGPALFRLVRYWSRRWINQALAGAPGPPDAELRRIQHIQVIEAVAASSDASDEVTVSAVASQLGLDQSGASRMIKDALASGYLARIDSARDRRRVVVKLTAEGRSLHAEALSWQRQCFDRLTATWNDNDRRQFAVYLQRLADETRLIRRGPPLTGC
- a CDS encoding VOC family protein — its product is MTIILDHTIVTANDSHSAATFFAEVMGLSVSPPSGPFVPVAVNESLTFDFDQRGQTLAGHYGFLVDEDTFQAVLDRLSKWPAVDYGSGPDGGWDRSATTLDGGRRVYVRDADNGHTYELFTAPTQHPHG
- a CDS encoding lipase family protein; the protein is MGRGMRSLAVLVLLALATLFAPAAPMAHAEPDPTNDVRDPKYNEDEYVAFYTPPEPLGPGQAGDLIRTEPSRLVLEPSGQLGAIMATGTRIMYRSIDARGNPMAVTGTYFEPYNDWPGQGPRPLIVYGPGTQGQGDQCAPSRQFNQGIHFSPYLDIAFNYEELFVATMVARGFAIVMTDYQGLGTPGLHTYVNRVAQGNAMLDAGRAAMRLPGTTLDPDGPLAFWGYSQGGGAAAAAAELAPSYAPELKVVGSYAGAPPADLKELFPYADGSALVGVVAYALNSVISTYPEFEDVIRAKLTPRGVDLLQKVQDQCIAETITKFMFRHLQPYFTEDIFEVVNREPFATLFDMQRIGKLKPTSPVLININRYDPLVPWTGANQLGRDWCAQGADVEFRTNEQPPFLNKLVVNHALPMLVDGEPAMQWIADRFNGLPTTPNCGTY